The Zonotrichia leucophrys gambelii isolate GWCS_2022_RI unplaced genomic scaffold, RI_Zleu_2.0 Scaffold_912_19540, whole genome shotgun sequence genome includes a region encoding these proteins:
- the LOC135442048 gene encoding collagen alpha chain-like, protein MAAPPMVAPMVAPAGTGTAPARSMPLPRPSASPGAMTSPNGGVALSPDPMTSPNGGVAPPLSPTSPPGPPRPWGQRAALEATPRCHPSPLSPGGDTSDDDDDAPPALGTAPSVAPRGRCLGCARAVVAPGVALSPLSPLVSPVVSPVVSPVVSPCPRIQQLDGADDGTRGTMGTVGTMGTVGTLGTVGTLGTVPPPVPPNAEGLPPDIVEFVLRGVTGDTDGDMDVTNGDTDVTNGDMATSNGDMATSNGDMDVTNGDMDVTNGAWQGQRLGDIGQGHHLGDMGQGHHLGDIDGSHQPGDVTKSHHLGDIGQGHHLGDISPSHHLGDIRQGHQPGDIDGSHQPGDVTKSHRLGDISQGHHLGDIDGSHHLGDIDGSCHLGDIRQGHQPGDIDGSHHLGDVTKSHHLGDIDGSHHLGDIDGSHHLGDISQSHHQQQQQLGDIAQGHPQGVTAPNGLGDTLGTPWGHPKRPGEGTGPGSKRRRLEPDIGDNGLKEEPEELMSDSCGSPPGDVTAEPPWAACAGGGGEIGREI, encoded by the exons ATGGCGGCACCGCCGATGGTGGCACCGATGGTGGCACccgcggggacagggacagcgccAGCCAG GTCGATGCCACTCCCGCGGCCATCGGCGTCCCCCGGCGCGATGACGTCACCCAACGGGGGCGTGGCATTGTCACCTGACCCGATGACGTCACCCAACGGGGGCGTGGCCCCGCCGTTGTCACCGACGTCACCCCCGGGGCCACCGCGGCCGTGGGGACAGAGGGCGGCGCTGGAGGCCACGCCCAG GTGCCACCCCTCTCCATTGTCCCCTGGCGGTGACACCAGCGATGACGACGACGACGCCCCCCCCGCCTTGGGGACAGCGCCATCGGTGGCACCGCGGGGACGCTGCTTGGGCTGCGCCCGCGCCGTGGTGGCACCgggggtggcactgtcccctctgtcccctctggtGTCACCCGTGGTGTCACCCGTGGTGTCACCCgtggtgtccccgtgtccccgcatCCAGCAGCTGGACGGGGCTGACGATGGCACgcgggggacaatggggacagtggggacaatggggacagtggggacattggggacagtggggacattggggacagtgccaccaccGGTGCCACCCAACGCCGAGGGGCTGCCACCCGACATCGTGGAGTTTGTGCTGCGCGGGGTCACCGGGGACACTGACGGGGACATGGATGTCACCAACGGGGACACCGATGTCACCAATGGGGACATGGCCACCAGCAATGGGGACATGGCCACCAGCAATGGGGACATGGATGTCACCAATGGGGACATGGATGTCACCAACggagcctggcagggacagcggCTTGGGGACATTGGTCAAGGCCaccaccttggggacatgggtcaAGGCCaccaccttggggacattgatgGAAGCCACCAGCCTGGAGATGTCACCAAGAGCCaccaccttggggacattggtcAAGGCCaccaccttggggacatctctCCAAGCCaccaccttggggacatcaggcaGGGACATCAACCTGGGGACATTGATGGAAGCCACCAGCCTGGAGATGTCACCAAGAGCCACCGCCTTGGGGACATCAGCCAAGGCCaccaccttggggacattgatgGAAGCCaccaccttggggacattgacGGAAGCTgccaccttggggacatcaggcaGGGACATCAACCTGGGGACATTGATGGAAGCCACCACCTTGGAGATGTCACCAAGAGCCaccaccttggggacattgatgGAAGCCaccaccttggggacattgatgGAAGCCaccaccttggggacatctctcaaagccaccaccagcagcagcagcagcttggggACATCGCTCAGGGCCACCCTCAGGGTGTCACCGCCCCCAACGGCCtcggggacaccttggggacaccttggggacaccccaagcGCCCGGGGGAGGGGACGGGGCCGGGGAGCAAGAGGAGACGGCTGGAGccggacattggggacaatgg gCTGAAGGAGGAGCCGGAGGAGCTGATGAGCGACAGCTGCGG GTCCCCGCCCGGTGACGTCACCGCGGAGCCGCCCTGGGCCGCCTGCGcaggtgggggaggggaaattGGGCGGGaaatttga